ACCTTTAAGGCTAACCCTCGCCATGATGGCGGATAGCAATCCCAAAGCAGAAGATTTAATGCATGCCCTATTCAAAGCACTCTGGGTCGACAACCGAGACATCTCATCTCCCGATACTCTCACCGAGATTCTAAAAGAGACGGGTATCGATGGGTCTTACATCGATAAAATTGGCGAAGACTCGGTGAAGAACGATTTACGTGAGCGAACTGAAGAGGCCATCACACGCGGCGTTTGCGGCGCACCGACTTATGCTGTGGATGAAATGCTTTTCTGGGGACAAGACCGAGTGGTTTTAGTGGAGCACGCCCTCAAAGGTTGGCGACCCAATTGTGGGTAAAAAAATCCCCGCTCTAGGCAGGGATTCTCGATTATGAGTTTTGCGATAAAAAGAGCATCAATGCTTTTTGAGCATGCAGCCTGTTTTCAGCTTCATCAAAGACGACCGACCAGCGACCATCGATGACATCTGCGTGAACTTCCTCACCGCGGTGTGCCGGCAAACAGTGCAAAAAGATTGCATCGAAATTCGCTTTGTTCATCATGTCTACGTCGACCTGATAACCAGCAAAAGCTTTGATACGCTTGGCTGATTCTTCTTCTTGTCCCATAGATGCCCAAACATCCGTGTAAACAACATCAGCGCCAGCTACTGCATTAAGATCACCCGTGACTTCAATTTCGCAACCGTTTTTCTCACCGATTTCTTGAGCCGATGACATAATGCCTTCTTTAGGACGATAGCCTTCAGGGCAAATGATACGAACATTCATACCTGCCATCGCACCGCCTAGCATCAAAGAGTGGGCCATGTTGTTGCCATCTCCGATGTAGACCAATTGCAAACCCTTAAGCTTGCCCTTCTTCTCTTTAATGGTCATCAAATCGGCCAAGACTTGGCACGGATGATAATCATCATCGAGACCATTGATAACAGGTACTGAACTCGCTTCTGCAAGCTCACGAACTTCACGGTTATCGAAAGTACGAATCATAATGAAATCGAGATAACGCGAAAGCACCTGACCTGTGTCCGATGGCGGTTCGCCCCGGCCCAGCTGACTTGAACTCGAGGGCAAGAAAATGCCCTGACCACCCAGCTGAATAATACCTGCTTCAAATGATACACGTGTACGTGTAGAATTTTTAGCAAAAATCATTCCCAAAATCTTCCCAGAAAGCGCCGTACGGTATTCGTCCGGGTTTGCCTTCATCTTTAGGGCGAGTTCGAGAACCTGTGCCTGCTCGTCGGCACTGAGATCTAAATCGGTAACAAAGTTTCTAGCCATGAGTTGCTAATTACTCCTGCTTGAAGGCCTGTGCAATGGCTGAAACGCCGGGAAATGCTCTGAAGGATCCCCTCTGGGGCATTGCGTCACAAGCGCCTGGATGCTAGGCCAAACAGGATGCTCAGAGGATCACAAACTGTCGCCGAAGCTATCGGAAACACACCCCTGATTCGGTTAA
This genomic stretch from Deltaproteobacteria bacterium harbors:
- a CDS encoding 2-hydroxychromene-2-carboxylate isomerase, producing MTRPSFDFYFDYSSPFAYLGSTQVSRLASEFDAQANLKPVLLGAIFKAIGTPMVPVMTFPDVKRNYYGKDLDRWAEHWGVPFKFTTRFPMNTVKPLRLTLAMMADSNPKAEDLMHALFKALWVDNRDISSPDTLTEILKETGIDGSYIDKIGEDSVKNDLRERTEEAITRGVCGAPTYAVDEMLFWGQDRVVLVEHALKGWRPNCG
- the argF gene encoding ornithine carbamoyltransferase — protein: MARNFVTDLDLSADEQAQVLELALKMKANPDEYRTALSGKILGMIFAKNSTRTRVSFEAGIIQLGGQGIFLPSSSSQLGRGEPPSDTGQVLSRYLDFIMIRTFDNREVRELAEASSVPVINGLDDDYHPCQVLADLMTIKEKKGKLKGLQLVYIGDGNNMAHSLMLGGAMAGMNVRIICPEGYRPKEGIMSSAQEIGEKNGCEIEVTGDLNAVAGADVVYTDVWASMGQEEESAKRIKAFAGYQVDVDMMNKANFDAIFLHCLPAHRGEEVHADVIDGRWSVVFDEAENRLHAQKALMLFLSQNS